GCTCCGTGACGTCCGACGCGAACGCTCGCGCGGCCCGCCACAACCCCTCGGCCTCGGCGTAGCGCGCGTGCCCCACCGCCCCGATTCGCCCCACACCTTTCGAAGCCACGTCGTCGCGCAGGGCGTCGAGGGCGGCGCGGGCGATGCCGAGCGGGACGGGCGCGAACCAGAGCCACAACAGCGCTTGGAAGGGCAGGGTGTACAACAGGCCGGGATCTTGGGCCCCGGCCTTGAAGCGTAGGGTGCGCTCTTCGGGAACGAACACGTCGTGGGCGACGAAGTCGTGGCTGCCCGTCGCCCTCAGTCCCATGACGTCCCAGTTCGGAACGATCTCGACGTCCTCGACGTTCAGAAAGGCTTGCAGGGGGGTATCGTCGGGCACGCGACAAGTCGCCAAGACCCACGTGGAATGCCCGATTCCGCTCGCGTACGACCAACGTCCGCTGACTCGGTACCCGCCCGGCACGGACGTCGCCTCGCCGGACGGCATGAAGATGGAGGCGCACACGGTCGTCGGCGAGGCGAGCAACGTCCGGGCGACGTCAGGCGCCATCCACGCGGTGAAGGCGTTGCTGCCCGCTCCGATCAGCAGGCACCACCCGGCCGCGCCGTCGGCCCGCGCGACGTTCTCGATGGCCCGCATGACTTCCGGCAGGGGGCGGCCCGAACCGCCACAACTTTGGGGTTGCAAGCTTCGGAACAAGCCCGAGGCGTGCAGCGCGGCGAGCGTCGCGTCCGCGAGCCGCCCTTCACGCTCGCTCTCGGCGGCGTGAGAGCGGACGACGTCGAACACGTCGAGGGCGATTCGTTCCAGCGACGGACGAGCGGTTGAGATGGTCATGCGGGCCTCCGCTTCGATGGTACACACTTCGACCCGGACTCGAAAGCGGTGTTCGCTAGACGAGAAAGGCCCGAAAGCCCGCGGCGTTCAGCGCGCGCAGCCACGCGTCGCGCGCGCCCGCGAGAACGTCCTCGTCGTCGTGCGACAAGCGCACGGTGAGGCGCTCTCGGCCCGACGCGTCCGTTCCGCGCTCAAGTCGCTCCTGGGCGTCCGTGACGGGCGCGAGTTCGGCCAATTGCTCGGGCGACGGGGCGGGCACGAC
This genomic window from Deinococcus yavapaiensis KR-236 contains:
- a CDS encoding hydrolase — its product is MTISTARPSLERIALDVFDVVRSHAAESEREGRLADATLAALHASGLFRSLQPQSCGGSGRPLPEVMRAIENVARADGAAGWCLLIGAGSNAFTAWMAPDVARTLLASPTTVCASIFMPSGEATSVPGGYRVSGRWSYASGIGHSTWVLATCRVPDDTPLQAFLNVEDVEIVPNWDVMGLRATGSHDFVAHDVFVPEERTLRFKAGAQDPGLLYTLPFQALLWLWFAPVPLGIARAALDALRDDVASKGVGRIGAVGHARYAEAEGLWRAARAFASDVTERAWQAACENRPLSASDVAETGVMARHVALTAAHVTRITHELAGGASLREGTLARAFRDAHAAMQHVALAPSVWEHAGRTLLEEAVKD